In one Saimiri boliviensis isolate mSaiBol1 chromosome 19, mSaiBol1.pri, whole genome shotgun sequence genomic region, the following are encoded:
- the S100A1 gene encoding protein S100-A1, whose translation MGSELETAMETLINVFHAHSGKEGDKYKLSKKELKELLQTELSGFLDAQKDVDAVDKVMKELDENGDGEVDFQEYVVLVAALTVACNNFFWENS comes from the exons ATGGGCTCTGAGCTGGAGACGGCGATGGAGACCCTCATCAACGTGTTCCACGCCCACTCGGGCAAAGAGGGGGACAAGTACAAGCTGAGCAAGAAGGAGCTGAAAGAGCTGCTGCAGACGGAGCTCTCTGGCTTCCTGGAT GCCCAGAAGGATGTGGATGCTGTGGACAAGGTGATGAAGGAGCTAGACGAGAATGGAGACGGGGAGGTGGACTTCCAGGAGTATGTGGTGCTTGTGGCTGCTCTCACAGTGGCCTGTAACAACTTCTTCTGGGAGAACAGTTGA
- the S100A13 gene encoding protein S100-A13, producing MAAEPLTELELAIETVVTTFFTFAKQEGQKGSLNTAEFKELVTQQLPHLLKDVGSLDEKMKSLDINQDSELKFNEYWRLIGELAKEMKMKKGRKK from the exons ATGGCAGCAGAACCACTGACAGAGCTGGAGCTGGCCATCGAGACCGTGGTCACCACCTTCTTCACCTTTGCGAAGCAGGAGGGCCAGAAGGGCAGCCTCAACACCGCTGAGTTTAAGGAGCTGGTTACCCAGCAGTTGCCTCATCTGCTCAAG GATGTGGGCTCCCTTGATGAGAAGATGAAGAGCTTGGATATAAATCAGGACTCAGAGCTCAAGTTCAATGAGTACTGGAGACTGATTGGGGAGCTGGCCAAGGAAATGAAGATGAAGAAGGGCCGGAAGAAGTAA
- the S100A14 gene encoding protein S100-A14 yields MGQCRSANAEDAQEFSDVERAIETLIKNFHQYSVEGGKETLTPSELRDLVTQQLPHLMPSNCGLEEKIANLGSCNDSKLEFGSFWELIGEAAKSVKLKSPVRGS; encoded by the exons ATGGGACAGTGCCGGTCAGCCAACGCCGAG GATGCTCAAGAATTCAGTGATGTGGAGAGGGCCATTGAGACCCTCATCAAGAACTTCCACCAGTACTCcgtggagggtgggaaggagacGCTGACCCCTTCTGAGCTACGGGACCTGGTCACCCAGCAGCTGCCCCACCTCATGCCG AGCAACTGTGGCCTGGAAGAGAAAATTGCCAACCTGGGCAGCTGCAACGACTCCAAACTTGAGTTCGGGAGTTTCTGGGAGCTGATTGGAGAAGCGGCCAAGAGTGTGAAGCTGAAGAGCCCTGTCCGGGGGAGCTGA